The Hydrotalea sp. genome contains a region encoding:
- the pth gene encoding aminoacyl-tRNA hydrolase: protein MTTQKTMEMKTQIKWLVGLGNPGAGYARNRHNIGFRLLDAIQLAGHFSPWQLFAKWQVVVAQGEIIHNNARYPLTLIKPLAYMNLSGQALQSAMAKAQEKITIENILVLHDEIDLPFGHAKIKNGGGEAGHNGLKDISERLGRLYHRFRFGVGHPGARELVSDYVLEDFTQQEEQELSELIPVVMKNFHHILAGAPEKFLADYTSAVKTILPASAK, encoded by the coding sequence ATGACGACGCAAAAGACGATGGAAATGAAGACGCAAATCAAATGGCTGGTTGGATTAGGTAACCCGGGGGCGGGTTATGCCCGTAATCGCCATAATATAGGCTTTCGGTTGCTCGACGCTATCCAGCTGGCGGGCCATTTTAGCCCGTGGCAACTTTTCGCGAAATGGCAAGTGGTTGTGGCGCAGGGGGAAATAATCCATAACAATGCGCGCTACCCCTTAACCTTAATCAAGCCATTGGCCTATATGAATTTATCGGGCCAGGCGTTGCAAAGCGCGATGGCCAAGGCACAGGAAAAAATCACCATCGAAAATATCTTGGTTCTGCATGACGAAATCGATTTGCCCTTTGGCCATGCAAAAATAAAAAACGGCGGGGGCGAGGCCGGCCACAATGGCCTGAAAGATATTTCTGAACGATTGGGTCGGTTGTATCATCGCTTTCGGTTTGGCGTTGGCCACCCGGGGGCAAGGGAGTTGGTCAGCGATTATGTGTTGGAAGATTTTACCCAGCAGGAAGAACAAGAATTATCCGAGCTGATTCCCGTGGTGATGAAAAACTTTCACCATATTTTGGCGGGTGCGCCAGAAAAATTTCTGGCCGATTATACATCGGCCGTGAAAACGATTTTGCCGGCATCGGCAAAATAA
- a CDS encoding YebC/PmpR family DNA-binding transcriptional regulator: MAGHSQFKNIMHRKGRQDKKRAQIFQKITREIMVSVKTGGDNPTGNSRLKLALQNARAHSMPKDNIERAIKKASGQGDGDNYESLRYEGFGPGGVAIMVEVLTDNKNRSVGDIRSLFSKHGGNLGESNSVAFMFQRVGHIHYNKDIAEQDKVFENALDAGADDISSDGNGHDIYVAPDDLYQVAEKLEATLGQAMEIKLTWKPTVMVDINDNDNDKANQLLTLMEQLDDHDDVQEVIANVTMDDALLAGLS; encoded by the coding sequence ATGGCTGGCCATTCACAATTTAAAAATATCATGCACCGCAAGGGGCGGCAGGATAAAAAACGCGCGCAAATTTTTCAAAAAATCACCCGCGAAATCATGGTGTCGGTTAAAACCGGTGGCGACAACCCTACCGGCAACAGCCGCTTAAAACTCGCCCTGCAAAATGCCCGCGCCCATTCAATGCCAAAGGATAATATCGAACGCGCCATCAAAAAGGCCAGCGGTCAGGGTGATGGCGATAATTATGAATCCTTGCGTTACGAGGGTTTCGGCCCGGGCGGTGTCGCCATTATGGTTGAGGTTTTGACCGATAACAAAAATCGCTCGGTGGGCGACATCCGTTCGTTGTTTTCAAAACATGGCGGCAACCTGGGCGAAAGCAATTCGGTGGCATTCATGTTTCAACGCGTCGGCCATATCCATTACAACAAAGATATTGCCGAACAGGATAAGGTTTTTGAAAACGCGCTTGATGCTGGGGCTGACGATATATCATCCGACGGCAACGGCCACGATATTTACGTCGCGCCCGATGATTTATACCAGGTCGCCGAAAAGCTGGAGGCAACGCTCGGCCAGGCGATGGAAATAAAACTAACCTGGAAGCCAACGGTGATGGTCGACATAAATGACAATGACAATGACAAGGCCAACCAATTACTTACCCTGATGGAACAATTGGACGACCACGACGATGTGCAGGAAGTCATCGCCAATGTTACGATGGATGATGCGCTGTTGGCCGGCCTGTCCTAA